From a region of the Arachis ipaensis cultivar K30076 chromosome B09, Araip1.1, whole genome shotgun sequence genome:
- the LOC107616268 gene encoding AP2/ERF and B3 domain-containing transcription factor At1g50680-like yields the protein MIIIHQEQHRMMMPNNNSETCSSPSNNNKEIMGKRLRYEENAGFQKFKGVVPQQNGHWGAQIYANHQRIWLGTFKTEREAAMAYDSATIKLRSGESHRNFPWNDQTVQEPYFQSYYSTETVLTMIRDGTYPSKFTSFLQNQTHKEEATGTIYSHNTRIKIRGGEQFSCTQLFQKELTPSDVGKLNRLVIPKKHAVTYLPFVDGNNNNNNNAMEAGEFGGGGGSGVDVEVMFYDKLMRSWKFRYCYWKSSQSYVFTRGWNRFVKDKKLKAKDVIAFYMCEPVNNEVHQHRLFGLIDVIYNNTENVETTKREVIGKSTTRLACSEVVVEDMEEEDEDREEEEEHKVVGSNNNNNNVDGMELNPPHKGVKLFGVSIN from the coding sequence ATGATCataattcatcaagaacaacataGAATGATGATGCCAAATAATAACTCTGAAACGTGTTCATCACcttctaataataataaagaaataatGGGGAAACGTTTGAGGTACGAAGAGAACGCAGGGTTTCAGAAGTTCAAAGGCGTTGTTCCTCAGCAAAACGGGCATTGGGGAGCACAAATATACGCAAACCACCAGAGAATATGGCTGGGAACATTCAAGACGGAAAGAGAAGCCGCCATGGCTTACGACAGCGCCACCATCAAGCTAAGAAGCGGCGAAAGCCACAGAAACTTCCCGTGGAACGATCAAACCGTTCAGGAGCCTTATTTCCAGAGCTATTACAGCACGGAAACTGTTCTTACCATGATCAGAGACGGTACATATCCCTCCAAATTTACATCATTTCTTCAAAATCAAACCCATAAAGAAGAAGCCACAGGAACAATTTATTCCCATAATACGCGCATCAAGATTCGAGGAGGAGAACAGTTTTCTTGCACGCAACTGTTTCAGAAAGAATTAACGCCCAGCGACGTTGGGAAACTGAACAGGCTTGTTATTCCAAAGAAACATGCAGTTACGTATTTGCCCTTTGTTGAtggaaataacaataataataataatgcaatggAAGCAGGGGAATTCGGCGGCGGCGGCGGCAGCGGCGTTGATGTGGAGGTTATGTTTTACGATAAGTTGATGAGATCGTGGAAATTCAGGTACTGCTATTGGAAGAGTAGCCAGAGTTATGTGTTCACGAGAGGGTGGAACCGTTTCGTGAAGGACAAGAAACTCAAGGCTAAAGACGTCATTGCATTTTACATGTGCGAGCCTGTGAATAATGAAGTTCATCAGCACCGTCTGTTTGGGTTGATCGATGTGATTTATAATAATACGGAAAATGTTGAGACCACAAAACGAGAGGTAATTGGGAAGAGTACTACTAGGTTAGCTTGCAGTGAAGTAGTTGTAGAAgatatggaagaagaagatgaagacagagaagaagaagaagaacataaAGTAGTAGggagcaataataataataataatgttgatgGAATGGAGTTGAATCCACCACACAAAGGTGTGAAGCTATTTGGCGTATCTATCAACTGA